The proteins below are encoded in one region of Thunnus maccoyii chromosome 24, fThuMac1.1, whole genome shotgun sequence:
- the timmdc1 gene encoding complex I assembly factor TIMMDC1, mitochondrial, whose amino-acid sequence MMHPERPRTGFALRRRQADSAPQGTLSTGLLQGLIQSARPLSFCFLLPRVHAADVAAAQPAQMPSPSSSSSSSSSTSLAPAPIPTPSTVPINMGKPEFPDTGWDRIKDLFERDATHKYPEELTNVVKSGVVAAVAGLIYGGLPAARHARKRYIQVSQAEIYNSRVEAVRSAHNAAIRGFLRYGVRWSWRVAVFVTLFNSVSTGLSVYRDKYALSHYAAAGAVTGGLFRLNLGLGGLVAGTIIGAVLGIPTGALIISMQSLAGETVRERRRRERRELYELRLAEWTARLQLTDELISDLNVSSQAEETSKDMQRIQELLSLPQNEDVAQDSKSQRQ is encoded by the exons ATGATGCATCCAGAACGGCCTAGAACAGGCTTCGCCCTGCGGAGACGACAGGCAGATTCAGCCCCCCAGGGCACCCTGAGCACCGGCCTACTGCAGGGCCTCATCCAGAGCGCCAGGCCTCTTTCCTTCTGCTTCCTGCTCCCCAGGGTCCATGCAGCTGATGTGGCTGCTGCCCAGCCTGCACAGAtgccctctccttcctcctcctcctcctcctcctcctccaccagtCTTGCTCCTGCACCCATCCCCACTCCCAGCACTGTGCCAATCAACATGGGCAAGCCAGAATTCCCAGACACAGGATGGGACCGCATCAAGGACCTCTTTGAGAGAGA TGCCACACATAAGTACCCAGAGGAGCTGACCAACGTGGTGAAGAGCGGGGTTGTCGCTGCAGTAGCAGGCCTGATCTACGGAGGCCTGCCAGCAGCTCGCCATGCCAGGAAGAGGTACATCCAAGTCAGCCAGGCAGAAATCTACAACAGTCGTGTGGAAGCAGTG CGCTCAGCCCATAACGCAGCTATCCGAGGTTTCTTGAGATACGGAGTGAGATGGAGCTGGAGAGTGGCCGTATTTGTCACCTTGTTCAA TTCTGTCAGCACAGGTCTGTCTGTGTATCGAGATAAGTACGCCCTCAGCCATTACGCAGCCGCTGGAG CTGTGACTGGAGGCCTTTTCAGACTGAACCTGGGCCTGGGAGGGCTGGTGGCAGGGACCATCATCGGAGCAGTGCTGGG GATTCCCACTGGTGCTTTGATCATCAGCATGCAGTCGCTGGCAGGAGAAACGGTccgagagaggaggaggagagagcgCAGGGAGCTTTATGAGCTCAGACTCGCAGAATG GACGGCCCGTCTGCAGTTGACAGACGAGTTGATCAGCGATCTGAACGTCAGCTCTCAGGCAGAGGAAACCAGTAAGGACATGCAGAGGATCCAGGAACTGCTCAGTTTACCGCAGAACGAGGATGTCGCTCAGGACTCAAAGAGCCAGCGACAGTAG